AAAGGGGTCATAGTTAATGCTAAAGGccttagagcactagcatcagcacttctaaaaaaatttagcatttggcacatcaaaaagtcactttatttaCTTTAACAAatcattttacaattttctcTATATCACAtctcttattttttctaataattaatTTCAGTATCACATCCAAAACCACCCAATCACtgcaacccacaaccaccttCAACGCACATCCAAAACCACCTTCAAtgcaacccacaaccacccaATTACCACAACCATAACTACAATTGATGATCCATGAAAGAACCAGAAAATGGACCACCGCCTAAACAACTGAAGCCACGACCACAACTGCTGTTGATGACCCACAATACCGACCACCACCAAAGAGGGATGAAAAAGAGAGCGAGAAGTCTGAGTGGGGTTGAGAGAAGAGAAAGGCGAGAGGTAGAGGAtagatagaagagagagaaagagtcaataaagaagagagatagataaaaaaaattagtaaaatttttacaacattaGTCCATACTATCTCATATTTGGAACTGCATTGTAGCTGCGTGCTAAAACTTTTGAGATTTGAGATATTTGATCTCAGCTCAACCTTTGGTGGGAGAATGTGGGTGATGTTTTTTTGCATATTTGATGTGAATTACATGCTAAATAAGCATTAAAATTCCATATTTATTCTTATAACGTGCTTCAAAAATCCTTGATCTATTGTGTTGCTCTTACACTGTCTAATTTTGATAGACTTGATATTGGAAGCAAATGAGCAGCTCAGGATTGTCTATTAGACTTTGCTAGAAGAGCTGCCTTCTGACACATCCTCGATTCCACTTGcattaaattgaaaatagttTAATTCAGTGGCTCAAGCTTCTTTGACAAATAGAATGACCAAGCTTAAACATATACATATAGTCATAAGCTTTTAATACTCAACCTGACCGAGCTCTTTTACAATCCTAccattaatatattaaattttgggAAACATGAACTCAtgcaaataaatgaaattttgataaaGCCTGTAAATCCAAACCTATACCTTTGGAAGGcaacatttgaaaataattaggGCAGCCACCTTCCATCATTTTAAGTAGTACATCTGGTTTAGAAAAATAAGCAAGGTTAAATTGCATATATTTCATCATCGTTGTACTTTAAAATGTTTCACTTTAATCCATCtactttcaaaaattttcctaaaaggTTCATATGCTATTCAACAAcacccctcaaaaaaaaaaaaaaaaagataaagaaagaaagagagccaCATCAATTTTGTGCTTCATTTCTCCAAAATTTTTCTGTGATAGGAAATGCATCAGGATTAATATGGATAGGCCAAAATTATAGGACATTAAGGTGCCCATCCACGTATTCAATATCTTCATTCTTCAAGCAACTTTCTTACCAGTTACAATCCCAATGTCCTTTTTCTGGGATCTCTGTTTCTTTCCAGCCCTAAAGAATCCCACACATGAACAATTGAGCACCCAGGCTATCAAATCAAAACTCATTCTTCTTTAGTATTTCCCCCAGCTAAATTTTCTACAGATCCATTAGCACTAAATTCATCCTTAAAGCCATATGCAATTGAATCACAATCTGATTCCGAATCTGTGTCCTCAGATGCTGTTTTTGGCAATGTTGGATCATGAATTGATCGGTATTGAATTGATTTCAAGAAGTTGAAATAGGcatacttgatatcaaactGCATATCATACCCTGCAAACATATTTTTATCTTAGTATCTACAAACATATTAAAGCTAAACCTGCAAGGGGGAGAAAAAAGCTTGATCCTCACAATAGTTTATTGCAATAGTCCGCCCTCCAGCATCTGGACTCTGCCTAACGTGATGAAACCACATACTTGGCCTGCATCAACCCCATCTCATCAGCCTTGAAATTACCACAAATCTATTAAATTAGGAGAAAGTGCCATATCAAAGAATAGGATTCCATGTTAAGAATTCAACTTACAGCCACAAAAATCCAAAGTTCTTTCTTCTAATGACTAGTTACCaccctcttttcttttgtaatatTGGTTACGTTCAAATGCTCAAATAACTACAAAATTAATGCTTCTCCTTAGGATCCCAAGCAGACGGAGGCATCATTGAATTCAGGTATACTGTAGAGATTTCCATTGACACTAACTCATCTATTCTTAACATAGATATGCAATGATCGATATacaagggaagaaaaaaaagataaaaataaaaaattcaggTAGAAGTCTTAGCATACCACAACTTGCCCTAGACAAAAATTTACACTTCAATAAATTTGATGGAAGCATATTCCATCAAATTAgaattgttagattttttaaattttttataggaCACGCTTCTTGTATAGCTGCAAGGCAGTAAGCCAGTCCACACATATCCTATACCAAGCACATCCATACTAAAGATCTGTCTAACAAAATCCCATGCAGTATCAATGCTAAGTCATGTCCAACATGGGTACTTCACCCATACCTTGTGTGCATGTGAGAACCATTGTGGAGCCTTTGCGATGCTGTCCACTTGGTCTGTTTCAACCAGCTTTTAATTCTGTTTGCTGCATTGTAAGGGTTAGAAAGGGTCAACCAATTCATTTTAAGTTGATAGCTCAATCTAGTATTTCCTGAAAGCTAGTGATTTGGTCTGCTATTTATCACATAATCAACTATCCTAGTTCCTGCCTCTAAAGCCACTCAAATCCCTATTAGAACATCCATGCTGCAGGCCTATCCAACAATACCTTACACCCACATTGAGGCTGTGCTGGGTCCAACATAAAATTTCGCCCATAATGAAATGTACATGTGACAGAAACTGTTAACATACCATTGCTACTGTGATCTTTGTTGTATTGTTTGGTTCATATTGTATGAATCAATCCTTTTAAGTTTTCCCTGTGAGTCAAAACCTCAATGTGAACCTGCCGAAAAAACTAGGGAATGATCTGCTATTCATCACCATTTAATTTATACTAGTTTATACCCAGCACCATCCTCTTTTCATCCACATAAACCAACATGGCTTCTCTGTCACAATTATCATAAATCAGGTTTTGTCAAACTTAAATTAATGCACTCAATCTATGTCTATACAGAgcaggattaaaaaaaaaagcatgcaaagattaaaaaaaaacaaaaaaaacaacaacaacaacatttaGCCAGCTCCACCCTCCCCCCCtccagaaaaaaagaaaagcacaccattaaaaactttttgcatGTCAGGAATAGAGAGAACAATCCTAGGTTGGCATTATTTTGCAGTTAAAAGTAGTGTCTACCTGTGTTTTATCAAAAGTCTACCTGTGCGTTTTGGTTTCGCTATGTGATCTGAGCTGTTTTATACTGCAAAGACGTCTTATGTAAATTGACCTAATTCCTTTTTTCTGACTATCTACCATAATAGTTTTATGCTAATTGTGTTTAGCGGCTGACTAactataaaagagagagagggaggagcTCAAAAAGGAAGGAAAGCCAGTAAGTTTTCTTTTATCAAATAATTCTGAAGTATTATgctatttataataattataaaaaaaatctcaagtaTTAAGCTTAGTTGATTACAAGATTTTACGAACTTTCCTATTTTAACTCTTAATTGGATGCTGATAATTATAGAAAACGATGAAAAATGATGTACAAACTTTTAATACACTCCACGACAAAtaaaatgaggtttttttaaaaaattgataagtaagaagagtaattatatttataaaaaaaaaaaaaaaacaaaacctactTCAtgcaaaaaattacaaagtagTCAAATAGTAAAAGcaagatgaagaaataaagaaagaaagaaaaaacagaaaattaagTACAGGAGAGAAGAGAGCTTATAAGTAATGGACGGgaatcactagatgtgagtcTCCAAACCTTTGACTGGTCAAACATATAACCACAAAATGAAGCAAGCAATTGGTCTCATGAACTGTCCACATCCCCAAACAGGTGTCTATTACCACATCCTCAAACGTGCGTCTTAAAATGaggatttttttataagtaattcAACATCATGAATATAAAAACTAGCACTTATAATGCAAAAATAAATCCCTTTTTCTGTAAATAACTtcatagaaaagaaatattattcTAGAACTTCTAAAAGGTCacacactttaaaaaaaaaaaaaaacaattatgctCATCAAATCTGTTGGGAttggtgataaaaaaaaaatccagtgcAAATTCTTAGATCTGACTCTGAATCTCTAATgcaacacatattttcaaagagaaaacaacaaaagaacaATTGGATAATGATGCAGGAAAATATACCCCTTCcctttttctatttgaaaaccAATTGTGGATTTTCAGTCACAAAACAATGTTCAGAAGCAATTTGAGTCACTAAATTATTAAATGCGGCGCcaaggaaattttattttattatggttttatttaattttagaagCCAACCGTATTTTATAATTGATCAATTGGATTTAATTTAGGTCTTATCAATGAGTTACGTTCTTcgtattttattataattttctaGAGACAAgggtattttaatatttttataatgaaaaattgggctgtccctttttttttttttttgaataagtaACAATTGGGCTTTCCTGAATCAATTAGAATTAAAGTTTAGTAATCTATATAAGTACACTATTGTACTCCAATGaacaaaagtagaaaaaaatctagaaaaataaaacttggtGCTGATTCCTAGCTTTTGCTTTCTCTTACTTGGTGTCAATTTCAAGCAAGATTGGTTCAAATGTTCTAACTGTTTTTCAGTTTTATTCAAGAGTCCTAGCAGGACAATGATTGCTTTGATACTAAAATTTATGCAGGACATAAGGTTCTCAAAAAATTTAGCGGAGTAAGAAGAAATAGACAAAAAGGATACACCTAGGAATCAACGTCTAGGGTTACTTCAAGGAATATTAAGTTGGGGGAAAGGGGATACAAAATCTAGGAGCAAGTGCCTAGGGTTGCTTGGAGTTAGCACCAAGCAGGGGGGAAAAGGTTGTTTGGAGTTGACAAAATCAATCTAAATTTAGCCCCACCATCAGTAGTAATTATGATAAATCAGGTCCAACAAAATCAACCAACATCAATTGAACATCTAGTGTCCACACCACCTAGTCTTTGAGGAAAAGGATTGGGAATGGcctatataaataattttatatatttttctaagaTAGTTAGAGAGATTGAGTTTGATAAATTCATCACCTTCTTTATAGCTAGAAGTTTGTGATTACCGAGGCtttatttgttccttttattcttcaattcatTGTTTTTCATACTAAAAACCTATAAAGTTCTCCAATTTTGTGAAACCAAGTATCTGTAAGTCCTTAAACATTGAACCCCATAAAAGAAAACTTTGGAAAATTGGAGTACTCTTTCGGATCCCTACTCCCCTTAGGGGGAGTATTGAGGTCTAGATTATCAAGAAACCTAATCTAGGGTGGAATTTCTTAAACATCCTTGTCCTTTTAGACAGGAAAAAGTTTTGGGGGGTTGGGCGGggattgggggggggggggggtgtttggtGAGATTAGATGCAATCTAGATGGTTGATACAAGGCAGGTAAATAGGGGGTGGGGggcataaaatgaaaaaaagaatagaatgaGAAGATGTCATATAGGCGAGATATGAAGATCAAATATGCATCAGGTATTACTGAACAAGTGAAAAATTGAAGGCTATTtgaagagagggaaaaaaaataagcagcacaaaacaaaatgaaatcaGTACTAACAGGAACTctggggcaaaaaaaaaaaaaaaaaaaaaaaaaaaatctcggcTATAGAGACATGACtataaaaagataaagagaaaggACAACCCCTTCCTTCTTTAAAGCTGTCTTATTCACAAATTGATGCCTGCACTTCACACTAacatatacacttttttttttaaagggaagaAGAGGGTGGTTTGCAGTTTGGAACAGCATATACACCAAAACCATGCCACAACCAGAAATTGCCCACTGGAGGACACCAACTATTTACTTACCTAATCAGCTTCCGAATTTTCCAAGCATCCCAAGACAAAAAAGGAGATCTTGAAAGTTTCAGAAAAAGGTATAGAAACAGATTTAATGGGAGAGTCTAGCTAATAGCAGCCAGTTGTCGAAAATTCAATGATTCTGAGAGGCTGAGACAGCTTTTAGCTTAAGAAGCAAATTCACATTGCTGAATCAGAAACTACAAACTTCACGTCCCATAAAAGAATTTAGCTTTGCAGGATCAGGTAGCTTTGATGAATCTCTTTCATTAAAactttataaatgaaaattgaatatccagaataGTAGCAAAACTTTCACTTTAAAGTCAATAGGGGAAGGCAAAGTGATATCAATCATGCAAGACATCCTAGTTCATCCAAAATAAGTGATTATGCTGATTTTCTAATATAACTGTTGTAGATTTTATGGTTAAGTATAATGACCCATTTGCTTGTTAATTTTAAACAAGGTAGGTTATAGATATGTTCTTGGTCTCCTGGCTCTATTCAATGGGTCTGTGGATTACTATAGACAActtcttttgcatttttttctaaaaaatcacaaattgaCTCTAATAAGCATTAcctttgttttttggttttttcgaGTCTTCTGGTTTTTTCTATCTTTAAATTCTGAGAGACGGGTGTCCTAGACTCTTAGTGCATAGGACATTACACTTTAACCAAAACCATTTGCAATGCAAAAAATGTTATCAACCATCATGTTGAGAAAGAAAGTAGAGCTTACAAGTAAAGAATCTGTCCAGGCTTGACCGTACACTGAAAGGGCTTTGGGCCATTGAAATACAAGGGGAATTTGGACATCTCAGCCTCCATATTCTCCGGCGAAAGATAAGGATTTACACTGCACCAAGGCACGTACCTCGCAGGCTTTTCCAGCTCCAATGTAAACTCTCCGGACTCCTGGGAATAGGAATAACGAGCAGCAGGGTAGTTGCGGATGTACATACGGTGATAATCAGTGGGAGGAAGTAACAGAAAATGCTTCTCACCAGAAACGACGGCGTATAGATTCTCGTAGTGATCCTTATGGAAAGAAGTGACAGAGCGATGGTTCCCAATCCATAGATTAACAGCTTCCGGAAGAGATCCGAGTGCCTCAGTAGCCCACGGTATGTGATCATCGCAGTCCGAAGAAAGCGCCGAGTATTCGGAGCGGAAGCAATCGTTCTGTTGCTGCAAATAAGCAACAACTTTTTGGGTATTGGAATTAGAATCtgaatttgttgttgttgttgttatgaGATGTAAAGCTTCGCGGAAAGGGAGTTGTTGCACGTGTGGCGAAGCGAAGCAgaggttgttgttgttggggaATGGGACCAGTGCGTCGGCGTTGCCGTGTGGGGTTAGGTGAACGGAGACGTTTGGAGAAGCGGAGAGTGATTGGGTGAGGTAAGTGTCTTGAGACCAAGAGGAGTGGGCGGGCCAGTGGAGAGTGGCGGAGGAGATTAGGCAGGGCTTGTTTTGAGAAACGTAGTCTCTTAGGAATTGGAGTCGGGTTGGAGGGGAGTTTAGATGATCTATTTCTGTGCTGTTTCCTAGACTCAGCTCCCTCACTTCCTCCCACAATGCCTCCATCGCTTTCTTCATTCTCCCTCTCCGCCCCTTCTGCTGCCCTCTTTCAATTTTATTGTGATTTGGGCAATAAACTGTTTTAAAATCTGCTTTTTAAAACACCATTTTAAAAAGATAAGTGTGTGGAGATGGTAGGAAACTAGCATTAAAAATCCAATTATTCAGTTAGTTGGCCCGGTTTACAAACAATTTGTGTTAGTAACAACTCGAGCCTTAGAGGCTCGATTTAGGGCCTCTAAATCGAGCCTCTAAGGCTCGGTTTACCTGGTTTGGCAAGCCAAAATTCCACGTGGAGTACACGCGGAAATCGAGTCTCATAGACTCGATTTCTACGTGTTCtccacgtggaaatcgagtctatgAGACTCGGTTTACTAAAAGTAAAACCGAGTCTCAGAGACTTGATTTTTACACCTTCAGACCTCCCCCTCACACGTCTTGGTCATGTCCAtgttttttgtctcttttgggCGTGCAGAGAATATCTGACCAGCCAGTATGCAGTGGTCATGtctgtgttttgttttggtcatGTCCATTTTTATGTCTATTTTGAATGTGCAAAGTTTGTCTGTTAAAGCTTATAAAGAAAAGTCTGACCAGCACTGTTTTGGCATTGGTCATATCcgtgttttgattttgggtgaTTGGTCATGTCCATCTTTATGTCTATTTTGAATATGCAGAGTTTGTCTGAGTAGCAATAAAGAAAAGTCTCACACGTCTGTTTTGAGTATGCAGAGAATATTTGAACAGTAATAAAAAACTCTCACACAACCTCACACAACTCtcagaaaatattttgactGCCTCACACAACTCTCACACCTTCAGCAACTTCTATCACAAAACCTCTCTCAACAACTCTCACAAAACATCATACAACTCTCATAAACTCTCAGACATCAGCAGCAAAACATTGCTCctctcactctcatacaatCTCAGCAGTATATTTGCTCATCCTCATGTCAAGTAAGGGTCTCCTCCTCACTCTCTAGTTGGTTGTTTAGTGTATATAGCTGCTTTAAAAAGTGTTGCTTGCATTGAATTTGTCATGCCAtttcttgataaaatatttttttgtattaaatatttatatttgtttcctgataagatatttgtttgtattaaatatgtatatttgtttcataatattagttttttttttttttgagtaaccGGCCTGGAAGCCCAGGCAGGGCTCCTTATGTATATTAGTTGGTTgtttaaatatgtatatatatttatatttatatatttataccactatatgtttaaatatttatatatatatatatatttatatttatatttatatttatatatttatagaaatatatttatatatttatacaactatatatttatacaactaaatgcaaatataaatataaatatatatatatataaatatatagatttatatttatatatttatatttatatatttatataaatataaatatatgtatatatttatacaactatatatttatatttatatatttatacaactatatatttatatttatatatctatacaactatatatttatatttatatatttatacaactatatatttaaatatttatataaatatataaataatagacacataaggaaacaaaaaagaaacaggtTCAAAGAATTGTGCAACCTCCAACTTTTATGAAATTCCAACCATGAGAAAGACATTATTGAATACAGTAAAAGCTATGAAAATAATTGGGTCACCGGTCCAGTTGCACCTAATTAAGCAGCTggcattttttcattttctagatGACATAAAGCTGATGACATATTAGCAGATCCGAAACAAATTTACTGTCATGACGGATTTTTTATTGTATGATTTTTATGATTCAAAgtcaaaatttgagtttgtataTCACATCTAGTATATTTCACTGTATATTAATGCcttgattttcaaattagatGATATgtctaatttgattgatcatgatcatattcacattagtgtttttttttttttttttcttttgtctgatGAACCCTGCTCtatgttatttcattaatagtAGTGTAATAGGGTATGCCATTAATTTCCGTAGCACTGgaatgatgatatttttatttatatttttgttagagctgagtttaaaatttgtaatgggggtgagttttgtttttagtttttttatttgtttgagtacgaaattataatgattgagtgtgtttgtatgtgataGTGTGTTTGTAATTGATgttaaatgaaagagataaaatatGTCACTAACATAAATTTCCTTGGCTTGGCTCTCTAATAGGTTCACAATCTTTGAAgaatattgatataaatgtaTACTTCGGTGGACCCCTTCACAATCCTAAAGGGATTGACGGATTCCCATTTAGAGGGGAGGGTATTGAATGCTACTACATGATGTTACGTCGTAAGTTGAAGAcgttgaatgatttgaagaggaaaataatggacgaattgaaattgaatcctgcttggtatgacatcaagattatttatcgtTACCCACAAGAAGTCCTTCATGAACGGATAAATTATGGGTATATGGCGATCAAAGAAGATAAACATGTAAATATGATGTTTAATAGGATCCAGAAAATGCCCCAAGTAAATGCTGCTGAGTTGTATGTAAGTTTGGAGGCGCTTGCAGATAACACTACTGAGGTGGTGCAACAAACAACTACGGCTTTACAATTTACAGCCCTAGATGATGGATGCACTACAATGGGAGGGTATACGATAGGAGGGTATACAATGGAAGGGTATACGATGGGAGGTTATACGCTCCCATCTCAAGATCATGTTGCTAATACTAGTGAAACCCTCTATCCTCAAGAGACACATTTAGAggaggaagacgaagacgaagacgaagacgaagatcaTGTTGCGAATGATGGTGAAAATGTTGAGGTTGTGGATGAGTACGAAGAGAGGATTGAGCAAAGTGACTTTGAGAACGATGTGGATGACCATGAAGTCGTTCCcaattttgaagaggaaaatatggagtaCCATGATGAAGGTGATGCAAATGATGATATTGGTGTCCAGCATAATAGAAATACGACCATTGGCTACAGACCTCCTGCTGAGTCATTCTACTCAAATACTTGGGAAGatatggttgatccttcacGTCTTCAGATACCATTTGTCTCTACTTAGAAAGATGGGATGCATTTTTCtaaagggttgacttttgcaaataaagAGGCGATGAAGCATGCATTGATAATATACACAGCAAatgataatagaaattttataatcCGGAGGTCGACCAAAACGAAGTTGTGCGCCGCATGTGTTGACGACAACTGCAAGTGGTATGTTGGGGCATACATGAAGACTAAATTTAATGGTATGTGGATGGTCACGTCTTATGTGGGTCCACACACTTGTATACCCTTTGGCCTAAAAAGAGACGGTAGAATGATGGATTCGCATTTTGTTGCATCAGAAATTGTggaaaaattgcaaaaaaatcacACTGCACGTATTGATGAGCTATGGGAGATCATACGTACTAAGTACAATCATgagctttcttactataaagtaTGAGACGCAAAATAAAAGGCAATTGCTAAGATATTTGGGGATTGGGAGGAGTCTTACCAAAAGTTGCGAAAGTTGTTGTTGGCATACTTGGATGAGGACTCAGGTACCCAATACAGCTATCACACCATACCTAGGCCATACGAAGGTACTGCGTTACTACGCTATGTATATTGGGCATTCGCTCCATGCATTGCTGCATTCCAATATTGCAAGCCAGTGATTAGTATTGACGGGACTCATCTGTATGGTAAA
The sequence above is drawn from the Quercus lobata isolate SW786 chromosome 12, ValleyOak3.0 Primary Assembly, whole genome shotgun sequence genome and encodes:
- the LOC115972562 gene encoding bifunctional peptidase and (3S)-lysyl hydroxylase JMJD7 — encoded protein: MKKAMEALWEEVRELSLGNSTEIDHLNSPPTRLQFLRDYVSQNKPCLISSATLHWPAHSSWSQDTYLTQSLSASPNVSVHLTPHGNADALVPFPNNNNLCFASPHVQQLPFREALHLITTTTTNSDSNSNTQKVVAYLQQQNDCFRSEYSALSSDCDDHIPWATEALGSLPEAVNLWIGNHRSVTSFHKDHYENLYAVVSGEKHFLLLPPTDYHRMYIRNYPAARYSYSQESGEFTLELEKPARYVPWCSVNPYLSPENMEAEMSKFPLYFNGPKPFQCTVKPGQILYLPSMWFHHVRQSPDAGGRTIAINYWYDMQFDIKYAYFNFLKSIQYRSIHDPTLPKTASEDTDSESDCDSIAYGFKDEFSANGSVENLAGGNTKEE